A stretch of the Nothobranchius furzeri strain GRZ-AD chromosome 5, NfurGRZ-RIMD1, whole genome shotgun sequence genome encodes the following:
- the clk2b gene encoding dual specificity protein kinase CLK2b isoform X1, which yields MGMKLLFSLFKTFLDCICVCALRNRADSPGTKKRAADSGHLKYRSGDILDNRYEIIDTLGAGTFGKVVQCLDHDRDRRRIALKIIKNLDKYREAAKLEISVLEMIKEKDPLNKRNCVQMLNWFNLYGHVCISFELLSLSTFDFLKSNNFLPFPINQIRHMASQICHAVSFLHDNNLTHTDLKPENILFVNSDYSVVYNTEKKCKERRIKDTTVRLVDFGSATFDHEHHSAVISTRHYRAPEVILELGWSHPCDVWSIGCILFEYYEGFTLFQTHDNKEHLAMMEIIQGPIPQRMIQKSRRQMYFHHGRLDWNECSKAGRFVKSKCKPLRKYLLSYGREHHHLFDLLDGMLEYEPLKRISFPSLLNHPFFLYISPGKPQSWRNSWDAGK from the exons CGGAACAGAGCTGACTCTCCAGGCACCAAGAAGCGGGCTGCTGACTCTGGTCACCTGAAGTATAGAAGTGGGGACATCCTAGACAACAGAT ATGAGATCATCGACACTTTAGGTGCGGGGACTTTTGGGAAGGTGGTGCAGTGTTTAGACCATGATAG AGATAGAAGGAGAATCGCTCTGAAGATAATTAAAAACTTGGATAAATACAGAGAAGCAGCCAAACTGGAAATCAGTGTGTTAGAGATGATCAAGGAGAAAGACCCGCTCAACAAACG GAACTGTGTGCAGATGCTCAACTGGTTTAACTTGTATGGCCATGTGTGCATCTCCTTTGAGCTGCTGTCTCTCAGCACCTTCgactttctgaaatcaaacaacTTCCTGCCTTTTCCGATTAACCAAATCCGACACATGGCCAGCCAGATCTGCCACGCCGTCAGCT TTCTTCACGACAACAATCTGACTCACACCGACCTAAAGCCTGAGAACATCCTCTTTGTCAACTCCGACTACTCTGTCGTGTACAACACAGAGAAG AAGTGCAAAGAGCGGAGGATAAAAGACACCACGGTGCGGCTGGTTGACTTTGGCAGTGCCACCTTTGACCACGAGCACCACTCTGCAGTCATTTCTACACGCCACTACCGAGCCCCAGAGGTCATTTTGG AGTTGGGCTGGAGCCACCCGTGTGACGTCTGGAGCATCGGCTGCATCCTGTTCGAATACTACGAAGGCTTCACGCTGTTCCAG ACTCATGACAATAAAGAACATCTGGCTATGATGGAGATTATACAGGGACCAATTCCGCAGAGAATGATTCAAAAGAGCAG AAGGCAGATGTATTTCCACCACGGCCGACTAGACTGGAATGAGTGCTCCAAGGCTGGACGCTTTGTTAAATCCAAGTGTAAGCCGTTGAGG AAGTACTTGTTATCTTATGGCAGAGAGCACCACCATTTATTTGACCTCTTGGACGGGATGCTGGAGTACGAGCCCTTGAAACGCATCTCTTTTCCTTCTCTTCTGAATCATCCCTTCTTCCTCTACATCAGTCCCGGAAAACCTCAATCCTGGCGGAACAGCTGGGACGCGGGTAAATGA
- the clk2b gene encoding dual specificity protein kinase CLK2b isoform X3 has translation MGMKLLFSLFKTFLDCICVCALRNRADSPGTKKRAADSGHLKYRSGDILDNRYEIIDTLGAGTFGKVVQCLDHDREAAKLEISVLEMIKEKDPLNKRNCVQMLNWFNLYGHVCISFELLSLSTFDFLKSNNFLPFPINQIRHMASQICHAVSFLHDNNLTHTDLKPENILFVNSDYSVVYNTEKKCKERRIKDTTVRLVDFGSATFDHEHHSAVISTRHYRAPEVILELGWSHPCDVWSIGCILFEYYEGFTLFQTHDNKEHLAMMEIIQGPIPQRMIQKSRRQMYFHHGRLDWNECSKAGRFVKSKCKPLRKYLLSYGREHHHLFDLLDGMLEYEPLKRISFPSLLNHPFFLYISPGKPQSWRNSWDAGK, from the exons CGGAACAGAGCTGACTCTCCAGGCACCAAGAAGCGGGCTGCTGACTCTGGTCACCTGAAGTATAGAAGTGGGGACATCCTAGACAACAGAT ATGAGATCATCGACACTTTAGGTGCGGGGACTTTTGGGAAGGTGGTGCAGTGTTTAGACCATGATAG AGAAGCAGCCAAACTGGAAATCAGTGTGTTAGAGATGATCAAGGAGAAAGACCCGCTCAACAAACG GAACTGTGTGCAGATGCTCAACTGGTTTAACTTGTATGGCCATGTGTGCATCTCCTTTGAGCTGCTGTCTCTCAGCACCTTCgactttctgaaatcaaacaacTTCCTGCCTTTTCCGATTAACCAAATCCGACACATGGCCAGCCAGATCTGCCACGCCGTCAGCT TTCTTCACGACAACAATCTGACTCACACCGACCTAAAGCCTGAGAACATCCTCTTTGTCAACTCCGACTACTCTGTCGTGTACAACACAGAGAAG AAGTGCAAAGAGCGGAGGATAAAAGACACCACGGTGCGGCTGGTTGACTTTGGCAGTGCCACCTTTGACCACGAGCACCACTCTGCAGTCATTTCTACACGCCACTACCGAGCCCCAGAGGTCATTTTGG AGTTGGGCTGGAGCCACCCGTGTGACGTCTGGAGCATCGGCTGCATCCTGTTCGAATACTACGAAGGCTTCACGCTGTTCCAG ACTCATGACAATAAAGAACATCTGGCTATGATGGAGATTATACAGGGACCAATTCCGCAGAGAATGATTCAAAAGAGCAG AAGGCAGATGTATTTCCACCACGGCCGACTAGACTGGAATGAGTGCTCCAAGGCTGGACGCTTTGTTAAATCCAAGTGTAAGCCGTTGAGG AAGTACTTGTTATCTTATGGCAGAGAGCACCACCATTTATTTGACCTCTTGGACGGGATGCTGGAGTACGAGCCCTTGAAACGCATCTCTTTTCCTTCTCTTCTGAATCATCCCTTCTTCCTCTACATCAGTCCCGGAAAACCTCAATCCTGGCGGAACAGCTGGGACGCGGGTAAATGA
- the LOC129163518 gene encoding complexin-3, with protein sequence MESLVRFKKSLRMPIRKLASCVTEAKERRLRAKRRAKRGRGQRGGNVSRKTPSLRGAKPKDPSVLRSYQADLEKERKVREATNAEKNAQRAAMRAHFRRKYQLAESSDDTNHLRSFGGKVSLPRELSKIVHPEAKTKDDGFNLLSAFQGLGISTAALRGRKPSRTPTLTTGDSCRVM encoded by the exons ATGGAGTCTCTGGTGAGATTTAAAAAGTCACTCAGGATGCCGATCAGGAAGCTGGCAAGTTGTGTGACAGAGGCAAAAGAGAGGAGGTTGCGTGCCAAACGCAGAGCGAAGAGGGGCAGGGGGCAGAGAGGAGGCAACGTGTCCAGGAAAACCCCTTCCCTCAGAGGTGCCAAGCCCAAAGACCCGTCAGTCCTTCGCTCGTATCAGGCCGACCTGGAGAAAGAGAG aAAAGTGCGAGAAGCTACAAACGCTGAGAAAAATGCACAGAGAGCAGCTATGAGAGCTCACTTCAGGAGGAAATATCAGCTCGCTGAG AGCTCTGATGACACAAACCACCTGAGGTCTTTTGGCGGTAAAGTATCGCTCCCCCGTGAGCTGTCCAAGATTGTTCATCCTGAAGCCAAAACCAAGGACGACGGATTCAACCTGCTGAGCGCCTTTCAAGGCCTCGGCATCAGCACGGCGGCGCTCAGGGGGAGGAAACCCAGCAGGACCCCCACACTCACTACTGGAGACTCTTGTAGAGTTATGTGA
- the clk2b gene encoding dual specificity protein kinase CLK2b isoform X2 produces MGMKLLFSLFKTFLDCICVCALRNRADSPGTKKRAADSGHLKYRSGDILDNRYEIIDTLGAGTFGKVVQCLDHDRDRRRIALKIIKNLDKYREAAKLEISVLEMIKEKDPLNKRNCVQMLNWFNLYGHVCISFELLSLSTFDFLKSNNFLPFPINQIRHMASQICHAVSFLHDNNLTHTDLKPENILFVNSDYSVVYNTEKKCKERRIKDTTVRLVDFGSATFDHEHHSAVISTRHYRAPEVILELGWSHPCDVWSIGCILFEYYEGFTLFQTHDNKEHLAMMEIIQGPIPQRMIQKSRQMYFHHGRLDWNECSKAGRFVKSKCKPLRKYLLSYGREHHHLFDLLDGMLEYEPLKRISFPSLLNHPFFLYISPGKPQSWRNSWDAGK; encoded by the exons CGGAACAGAGCTGACTCTCCAGGCACCAAGAAGCGGGCTGCTGACTCTGGTCACCTGAAGTATAGAAGTGGGGACATCCTAGACAACAGAT ATGAGATCATCGACACTTTAGGTGCGGGGACTTTTGGGAAGGTGGTGCAGTGTTTAGACCATGATAG AGATAGAAGGAGAATCGCTCTGAAGATAATTAAAAACTTGGATAAATACAGAGAAGCAGCCAAACTGGAAATCAGTGTGTTAGAGATGATCAAGGAGAAAGACCCGCTCAACAAACG GAACTGTGTGCAGATGCTCAACTGGTTTAACTTGTATGGCCATGTGTGCATCTCCTTTGAGCTGCTGTCTCTCAGCACCTTCgactttctgaaatcaaacaacTTCCTGCCTTTTCCGATTAACCAAATCCGACACATGGCCAGCCAGATCTGCCACGCCGTCAGCT TTCTTCACGACAACAATCTGACTCACACCGACCTAAAGCCTGAGAACATCCTCTTTGTCAACTCCGACTACTCTGTCGTGTACAACACAGAGAAG AAGTGCAAAGAGCGGAGGATAAAAGACACCACGGTGCGGCTGGTTGACTTTGGCAGTGCCACCTTTGACCACGAGCACCACTCTGCAGTCATTTCTACACGCCACTACCGAGCCCCAGAGGTCATTTTGG AGTTGGGCTGGAGCCACCCGTGTGACGTCTGGAGCATCGGCTGCATCCTGTTCGAATACTACGAAGGCTTCACGCTGTTCCAG ACTCATGACAATAAAGAACATCTGGCTATGATGGAGATTATACAGGGACCAATTCCGCAGAGAATGATTCAAAAGAGCAG GCAGATGTATTTCCACCACGGCCGACTAGACTGGAATGAGTGCTCCAAGGCTGGACGCTTTGTTAAATCCAAGTGTAAGCCGTTGAGG AAGTACTTGTTATCTTATGGCAGAGAGCACCACCATTTATTTGACCTCTTGGACGGGATGCTGGAGTACGAGCCCTTGAAACGCATCTCTTTTCCTTCTCTTCTGAATCATCCCTTCTTCCTCTACATCAGTCCCGGAAAACCTCAATCCTGGCGGAACAGCTGGGACGCGGGTAAATGA